The Microlunatus antarcticus DNA segment GCTCTTGGTGACCTTGGCCAGCTTGTTCGACGCGTCGGTGAACTGCTCCCAGGTCCACGCCTCCTCCAGCGTGGTCGGGATGTTCGTGATCCCGGCGGCCTCGAAGGCGTCCTTGCGGTAGAGGATCGCGGTCGTGTCGATCTGGTGCGGGGCGCCGTACGGCTTGCCGTTCGCGACGACCGCGGAGAACAGGCCCGGCTCGAACGCGTTCGCGTCCAGGCTGGCCGAGAGGTCGAGCAGGACGTCCTGGCTCGTGTACTGACCCATGTCGATGTAGGACACGCGGAACAGGTCCGGCGGGTTGCCCGCCTGGAAGCGGGTGTCCAGGTTGGTCTGGACGCTCGCGTACGGGACCGTGTCCGTCTTGATCGTGATCCCGGGGTTGGCCTGCTGGAACGAGGCGATGACCGCGTCGAAGGCGGCCTTCTCCTCGTCGCCGGACCAGTTGACGAAGGTGAGCTCGACCGGCCCGCCCGCGCTGGCGCCGCCCGAGGGGGCGCTGCTGCCGGCCTTGCTGGTCAGTCCCGAGCAGGCGCTGAGCCCGGCGGCCGCGCCGAGCCCGAGCCCCCCTGCCAAGAGCTGCCGACGGTTGAGCGACATTCTTTTCCCCCTTCGCCGAAACGGCGATTGTTGCAGCAGACGTCCTCCGTTCCCCGGGCCGGGCAGAGGCGGATGCGCCGGGCGCTAGCCCGAGAGCAGGAACCGGAACATCGGGCTGTCGCTGCCGATCAGCTCGATCTGGGGTGGTGACGCGGCCATCCGGGCCAGCAGCGGGGCCAGGTCCTCGCGTCGGGCCAGCTCGATCCCCACCAGCGCCGGGCCGGTCTCGCGGTTGCTGCGCTTGACGTACTCGAACAGGGTGATGTCGTCGTCGGGTCCGAGGACCTCGTCGAGGAAGTGGCGCAGCGCGCCGGGCTGCTGGGCGAACTCGACGAGGAAGTAGTGCTTGCGGCCCTCGAAGACCGCGGCGCGCTCGGCGATCTCGGCGTAGCGGCTGACGTCGTTGTTGCCGCCCGAGAGCACGCACACCACGCGCTGGCCCGGCTCGACCCGGACGACGCTCGTCAGCGCCGCGGAGGCCAGGGCGCCGGCGGGCTCGGCGACGACGCCGTCGGAGGCGTACATCGACAGCAGCTCGACGCAGACCCCGCCCTCCGGCACCTGCACGAGCTCCGCGCCGGACGCGGCGATGAGCGGCGTGGTCAGCGCGCCGGCCCGCCGGACGGAGGCGCCGTCGACGAACGTGTCGAGGTCGACGAGGTCGACCGGGTGACCCGCGGCGAGGGCGGCGGCCACGCAGGCCGCCCCCAGCGGCTCGACGCCCACGACCCGGACCTGCGGGTGGCGCTCGCGCAGCCAGGCCGTGCAGCCCGCGAGCAGCCCGCCGCCGCCGACGGGCACGACCAGCACGTCCGGCGGGGAGCCCGTCTGCTCGACCAGCTGCTCGACGAGCTCGAGGGCGACCGTGCCCTGCCCGGCGATCGTGCGCAGGTCGTCGAAGGCCGGCACGACGGTGGCGCCGGTCCGGATCGCGTCCGCCGCAGCGGCGACGGCCGCCTCGTCGTAGGTGCCGCCCGTGACGACGACCTCCACGTGGTCACCGCCGATCGCGGTGATCCGCTCGCGCTTCTGCCGGGGCGTGTTCCGCGGCAGGAACACGCGACCCCGGATGCCGAGGGCGGCGCACGCGTACGCCAGGCCTTGGCCGTGGTTGCCGGCGCTCGCGCAGACGACGCCGCGGGCCCGCTGCGCCTCGCTCAGCTGGGCCAGGACGTTGTAGGCGCCGCGCACCTTGTAGGAGCGGACGACCTGCAGGTCCTCGCGCTTGAACCAGACCTCGGCGCCGCCCGCGGAGAGCCGCGTGTTCCGCTGCAGGGGAGTGCGCTCGACCACCCCGGCGAGGCGTCGGGCGGCCTCCTCGACGAGCTCGGCGCCCATCTCGACCGCCGTCTGCTGCGCTTGCGCCGTCACGTCCCGATCATCCCTCACGGCAACTCTCAAGTGTGACGAGAGGGACGAGGGTTTCATCAGTGAAGTGGCCCGGAGCTCTTCCCGGGCCCCCTCAGGCGTGCTTAAGGTGCCTCAGTCCGCGGCTCGTACGAGGGGGAAGCCGGCGGACGCAGCACGAGCCGACGCCGACGACTCCGAGGAACCACATGATCTCCCGACGCACCGCCCGACACTCCCGCATCGCCCGCGGCCTGCCAGCCCTGGCGCTCGGCCTGACCGCGCTGGCGCTCGCCGTGCCCACCAGCCTCCCGGCGGCCGCGGCCCCCGGCGGTCCGTCCGCCGGGTCGGGCGAGAAGGCCACGCTCGCGGCCGCGCAGGAGAAGACCGCGTCCGGCCGCCAGCTCACCGCCGCCGCCGAGAAGGCCGGCCTCGAGGTCGGCAACGCCACCATGGGCTGGCGCGAGCGGGGGACCGAGCGGGCCGCGCTGCAGCAGCGCTCCGGCCTGCTCCGCTACGGCGCGGCGGCCCGGTCGAGCACGAGCTCCTTCACGCCGAAGGGCGTGCTCGGGGTCGACATCTCGAGCTACCAGGGCAACTTCAAGTGGTCGACCTGGACGAAGAAGGACAAGGACTTCGCCTACATCAAGGCGACCGAGGGCACCTCGTACAAGAACCCGTACTTCAAGAACCAGTACAAGGGCGCGGCGAAGGCCGGGATGATCCGCGGCGCCTACCACTTCGCGAACCCGTCCGGTGCGGCCGGCTACAAGCAGGCCCGCTACTTCGTGAAGAACGGCGGGGGCTGGAGCGCGGACGGCCACACGCTGCCCGGTGTGCTCGACATCGAGTACAACCCGTACGGCTCGACCTGCTACGGCGTGAGCAAGAAGAGCACCGTCAAGTGGGTCACGTCCTTCACCAAGGAGTACAAGAAGCTGACGGGCAAGGACGCCGTCATCTACACCACCCTCGACTGGTGGAAGCAGTGCACGGGCAACTCGAGCAAGTTCGCCGAGACGAACCCGCTGTGGGTCGCCCGCTACGGCACCAAGACCCCGGGTGCGCTGCCGAAGGGCTGGAAGACCGCGACCTTCTGGCAGTACACCTCGAACCCCATCGACCAGGACGTCTTCCCGGGCAAGAGCAAGGCGCTCAAGAAGCTGGCGAAGGAGAAGGACTGACCCTCCGCCAGCGAGGGAGCTCGGCTAGCTGACGTCCTCGTCGTCCTCGCTGGCGGTGCCGGCGAGGTCGGACGGGTCGACGGTGCCCTCGGGGTCGTCCTCGACGGTCAGGTTGCCGATCGTCGAGTCCGGGTCCACGGCCGTCTGGGCCTGGCTGGTCTCGTCGGCTGGGACGTCGGGCTCCATGGACGAAGACGACATGGTGGTTCTCCTCGCTGTCGGACGGCTGCGGCCGCTGCGTGCCTCGTCAGCCTAGTGGCGGCCCGTCGGATGTGATCTTCTCCTCGGTGCGCTCACCGGCCCGGTTCGTTAACCTCAGGTCCTGGACGTCGGCGACCGGCTGGGGGGTTGGCGCCGGCGTCCGTCAGCTCGGGGGACGCGCGTCTGGCAGGGTGGACGCGTGAAAAAGGGTGCAGCGTGACGGCTGGGTGGGTCGACCACGTCTTCTGGTGGCACGTCTACCCGCTCGGCTTCGTCGGGGCCGAGCGTGAGGCGGCGGACCTGGCCGACGGGCGCGTCGAGCACCGGCTGCGGAACATCGAGGGCTGGCTCGACCACCTGGTCTCCCTCGGCTGCAACGGGCTGCTGCTGGCCCCGGTCTTCGCGGCGACGAGCCACGGGTACGACACCGTCGACTACCTGCGGATCGACCCGCGGCTCGGCGACGACGCCGACTTCGACGCCCTCGTGGCCGCCTGCCACGACCGGGGCGTCCGCGTCCTCCTCGACGGGGTCTTCAACCACGCCGGCCGGGACTTCCCGCCGGTCGCGGAGGCTCTCGAGCATGGTCCGGGGTCGCCCGGGGCGGAGTGGGTGCAGCGGCTCTACGACACCGACGGCGTCATCACCGCCGACTACTTCGAGGGTCACGACACCCTCGTCACCCTGAACCACGCCGCACCGGTCGTGCAGGACTTCGTCCGCGACGTGATGCTGCACTGGCTGCGCCGCGGGATCGACGGCTGGCGCCTCGACGCCGCGTACGCCGTGCCGGCGGCGTTCTGGGCCGCGGTGCTGCCGACGGTGCGCGCCGAGTTCCCGGACGCCTGGTTCGTGGGCGAGATGATCCACGGCGACTACGTGGCGTACGTCGAGGAGTCCGGCATCGACTCGGTCACGCAGTACGAGCTGTGGAAGGCCGTCTGGTCCTCGCTCGACACCGTGAACCTCCACGAGCTCGAGTGGACCCTCGGCCGGCACGCCGAGTTCGTCGAGCGCTTCGTGCCGATGACCTTCGTCGGCAACCACGACACGACCCGGGTGGCCAGCCAGATCCACGACCACCGCCACTGGCCGCACGCCGTCGCGCTGCTCGGCTTCCTGCCCGGCGTCCCGTGCGTCTACTACGGCGACGAGTTCGGGCTCGAGGCGGTCAAGGAGGACCGCCCCGACAGTGACGACGCCGTACGGCCCGAGCTCCCGGCCGAGCGCGGGCTGTTCTCCGACCCGCACCCCGACCTCGAGGAGGTCTACCGCCGGGTCTTCTCGCTGCGCCGTCAGCACGCCTGGCTCGTCGACGCCGTCACCTCGACCGAGCAGGTGACCAACGAGCACCTGCTCGTCCACGCCCGCGCCCGTGACGGCGAGGGCGCCCTGACGCTCGCGCTCAACCTGGGCGACCAGCCGTACGCGTCGCCGACGGGGGAGTCCGTCGGGCCCCACGACTGGGCGGTCCTGGAGGGGTAGGTCCCGCTCAGCGCAGGTGGTCGTCGAAGAAGTCGACCGTCCGGTCCATCGCGCGGCTGAACGTGGCGCCCTCGAAGGTGTGGTCCGCGCCGGGGTAGACGTTCGAGGTCACGTCGACGTCGGCGTCCTCCAGCGCGTCGACCGTCGAGCGCGCCCAGCGGACCGGGCAGGTGCGGTCCGAGCCGCCGTGCTGGACCAGCACCGGCTCGGTGATCCGGTCGAAGAACGGCCGGGCCGACGCGGCGCGCCAGAAGGCCGGGTCGTCGTCGGGGAGCCCGTACGTCTTCTCGATCTTCTTGTTGGTGTCCTGCCGCTCGCCGTTGTCGGCGTACCAGCGCTCCCAGTTGTCCGCCTCCAGCGAGCTCACCGAGGCCCAGACGGCGGCCGCGTCGACCAGGCCCGGCTGCGCCGCCAGCGCGCGCAGCGTGACACCGCCGCCCATCGAGCGGCCGAACCAGCCGACGTGGTCGGTGTCGAGGAAGTCGTAGCCCGACGCCTTGACCGCCTTCACCGCGTTGATCGTGTCGACGACGTACGGGAGCCGCAGCGCGTAGTCGGTGCCGTCGACCCCGTCCTCGTCGTCGCTGGAGCCGGCGTGGTTGCGGTAGTCGACGTGCAGCACGACGTAGCCGCGCCGGGCGAGGACGTCCTGCTCGCGAGGCATGCCCTGGCCCGACCAGTAGGTGTCGGGGTCGATGTAGCCGTGGTTGAGCACGACCACCGGGAAGGGGCCCTTGCCGTCGGGCACGTTCATGATCCCGGAGATGAGCTCGTCGTCCCCGCGGAACGTGACCGCGTAGCGCTTGTAGCTCCCCTGGTCGCGCAGGAGCCGACCGCGCTCCAGGTCGCGACCGTCGTAGCGCTTCTGGATCAGCGCCTGCATCGAGATCGGGTTCACTTTGCGCGCCGGCGCCTTCTTGGTCGGCGTGGGCGTGGGCGTCGGGGTCGGTGCCGCGGTCGGGCTCGGGGCAACGGTCGACGTCGGAGCTGAGGTCGCCGCGGGCTGCGTCGGCGGGGAGTCCTGCGCCGCCGGGGCGCTGCAGCCGGCCAGCAGCCCGAGGAGCAGGGCGAGGGCGAGCGGCGCGCGCGTCATCGGCTCAGTCTGGCGGGGCGGTCAACCCTGGCGAGGTGAGTGCCGCCGCGATCGCGTCGACGACCGGGAGGTCGGGGTCGAGCCAGGCCAGGTCGTTGATCGAGACCTTGTCGACCCAGGCCAGGGCGTCGTGCGCCGCGCCCGCCTCGGGGATGCCGGTGCGGACGACGCACCACCACACCCGCATGGCGAGGCCGGACGTCAGCGGCCAGGTCGTGCCCGGGCCGCCCCGGGGGACCAGCTCGTCGCCGACCTCGACGGTGATCCCCAGCTCCTCGTCCAGCTCGCGGTGCAGCGCCGCGAGGGGCTCCTCGCCCGGCTCGACCTTGCCGCCCGGCAGCTCCCAGCGCCCGGCGAGGGACTCAGGGGCGAAGCGGCGCGCCCCGAGAGCGCGGGTCGGGTGTTCGAGGTCGTCGACGAGCACAGCCGCGACGACGAGCTGGTCGGCCACACCGGGAGTCTGGCAGCGTCAGCCTCCTCCCGTCCGCAGAAGTCGGTGGCGGACGGCGGGTCGGGGGAATAGCGTCGCGGGGCGATGAGTTCACGACCCTGTGCGGGTCTGGAACCTGACCCGCCACGGCAAGGACGCCGGCACCCGCAGCACGAGCACGAGGAACGGAATCTCCGTGACCGCCACGAGCACCCAGCCGCAGTCCACCACCCGGGCCGACGCCCAGACCGAGGCCGCGGGCAACCGGGCCGTCATCGCGATCCTGCTGGTCGCGACCTTCGTCGTCATCCTCAACGAGACGATCATGAACGTCGCGCTGCCGAGCCTGATGACGGACCTGAACGTCACCGCGCGTACGGGCCAGTGGCTCTCGACCGTCTTCCTGCTGACGCTGGCGATCGTCATCCCGACCACGGGCTTCCTGCTGCAGCGGCTCACCACCCGGCAGGTGTTCATCACCGCGATGATCCTGTTCAGCAGCGGGACGCTCATCGCGGCCGTGTCGCCGGCCTTCTGGCTGCTGCTGCCCGCCCGCGTGGTCCAGGCCTCCGGCACGGCCATGATGCTGCCGCTGCTCATCACCACGATCCTCACACTGGTCCCGGTCGAGCGCCGCGGCGTGGTCATGGGGAACGTCACCATCGTCATCTCCGTGGCCCCCGCCATCGGCCCGACCGTCTCCGGGATCGTCCTGCACTTCTTCCCGTGGCGCTTCATGTTCATCCTCGTGCTGCCGATCGCGCTCGCCGCTCTCGCGTTCGGGGTCCGCAAGCTCAAGAACGTCGGCACGCCCGGAGCGGCCAAGCTCGACGTGCTGTCGGTCGTCCTGACGGTTCCCGCCTTCGGCGGCATCGTCTACGGCCTGAGCCAGATCGGGACCACGGGCCCGTTCGGCATCCCGCCGATCGCGTTCATCGGCGTCGGCGCCCTGGCGCTGGCCGCGTTCGCGTGGCGCCAGACCCGGCTCTACCGCTCGGACAACCCGCTGCTGGACCTGCGGGCCTTCCGCTTCGCCCCGTTCACCATCAGCGTGGCGCTGCTGTGCGCGGCCATGCTCGCCCTGTTCGGCATGGTCATCCTGCTGCCGATCTACCTGCAGCAGGTCCGCGGGATCGGTGCGCTGGAGACCGGTCTGATGCTGCTGCCCGGCGGGCTCGTCATGGGCCTGCTCGGCCCGCAGGTCGGCAAGCTGTTCGACCGCTACGGCCCCCGCGGCCTCACGCTCATCGGCTCGGTCCTGCTCGTGGTGTCGATGTGGCGCCTCAGCACCATCGACCTCGAGACCCCGATCTGGATGCTCATCGCGATCCACGTGCTGCTGTCGATCGGGCTGGCGTTCCTCTTCACGCCCGGCTTCACCACCGGGCTCAACCCGCTGCCGCCGCACCTCTACTCGCACGGCAGCGCCATCCTCAGCACGCTCCAGCAGGTCGCCGGCGCCGCCGGCACGGCGCTGCTGATCGCGGTCTACGCGGGCCGTTCGGCCACGCTGCAGGCGACCGGCGTCAGCGAGGTGGACGCCTCGCTGAGCGGCATCCAGCTCGCCTTCGGCGTGGGTGCCCTCATCTCGATCTCCACGATCGTCCTGGCAGCGTTCATGCACCAGGCCAAGCGGGCCGAGGGCGCCGAGCCCGCGCAGCACGGGGCGATCCACTGACCCGCGTCGCGGTCGTCACCGGGGCCGGCAGCGGCATCGGTCGCGCCGTCGCCGAGGCGCTGGGTCATGCGGGCTGGCGGGTGGTGCTCGCCGGGCGTCGTGAGGCGCCGCTGCTCGAGGTCGCGGCCACGAGCGTCACGGGCGAGGGCGGCTTCGACGTCGCTCCCACGGACGTGACGGACGAGGGCGCCGTACGCGGGCTGTTCGACGGGGCCGTCGAGCGGCACGGACGCGTGGACCTGCTCGTGAACAACGCCGGCCGGGGCATGCCTGCCACGGCGATCGACGAGGTCTCGCTGGCCGAGTGGCAGGGCGTCGTCGACGTGAA contains these protein-coding regions:
- the ilvA gene encoding threonine ammonia-lyase IlvA, with protein sequence MGAELVEEAARRLAGVVERTPLQRNTRLSAGGAEVWFKREDLQVVRSYKVRGAYNVLAQLSEAQRARGVVCASAGNHGQGLAYACAALGIRGRVFLPRNTPRQKRERITAIGGDHVEVVVTGGTYDEAAVAAAADAIRTGATVVPAFDDLRTIAGQGTVALELVEQLVEQTGSPPDVLVVPVGGGGLLAGCTAWLRERHPQVRVVGVEPLGAACVAAALAAGHPVDLVDLDTFVDGASVRRAGALTTPLIAASGAELVQVPEGGVCVELLSMYASDGVVAEPAGALASAALTSVVRVEPGQRVVCVLSGGNNDVSRYAEIAERAAVFEGRKHYFLVEFAQQPGALRHFLDEVLGPDDDITLFEYVKRSNRETGPALVGIELARREDLAPLLARMAASPPQIELIGSDSPMFRFLLSG
- a CDS encoding GH25 family lysozyme, translated to MISRRTARHSRIARGLPALALGLTALALAVPTSLPAAAAPGGPSAGSGEKATLAAAQEKTASGRQLTAAAEKAGLEVGNATMGWRERGTERAALQQRSGLLRYGAAARSSTSSFTPKGVLGVDISSYQGNFKWSTWTKKDKDFAYIKATEGTSYKNPYFKNQYKGAAKAGMIRGAYHFANPSGAAGYKQARYFVKNGGGWSADGHTLPGVLDIEYNPYGSTCYGVSKKSTVKWVTSFTKEYKKLTGKDAVIYTTLDWWKQCTGNSSKFAETNPLWVARYGTKTPGALPKGWKTATFWQYTSNPIDQDVFPGKSKALKKLAKEKD
- a CDS encoding alpha-amylase family glycosyl hydrolase, translated to MTAGWVDHVFWWHVYPLGFVGAEREAADLADGRVEHRLRNIEGWLDHLVSLGCNGLLLAPVFAATSHGYDTVDYLRIDPRLGDDADFDALVAACHDRGVRVLLDGVFNHAGRDFPPVAEALEHGPGSPGAEWVQRLYDTDGVITADYFEGHDTLVTLNHAAPVVQDFVRDVMLHWLRRGIDGWRLDAAYAVPAAFWAAVLPTVRAEFPDAWFVGEMIHGDYVAYVEESGIDSVTQYELWKAVWSSLDTVNLHELEWTLGRHAEFVERFVPMTFVGNHDTTRVASQIHDHRHWPHAVALLGFLPGVPCVYYGDEFGLEAVKEDRPDSDDAVRPELPAERGLFSDPHPDLEEVYRRVFSLRRQHAWLVDAVTSTEQVTNEHLLVHARARDGEGALTLALNLGDQPYASPTGESVGPHDWAVLEG
- a CDS encoding alpha/beta hydrolase family protein, translating into MTRAPLALALLLGLLAGCSAPAAQDSPPTQPAATSAPTSTVAPSPTAAPTPTPTPTPTKKAPARKVNPISMQALIQKRYDGRDLERGRLLRDQGSYKRYAVTFRGDDELISGIMNVPDGKGPFPVVVLNHGYIDPDTYWSGQGMPREQDVLARRGYVVLHVDYRNHAGSSDDEDGVDGTDYALRLPYVVDTINAVKAVKASGYDFLDTDHVGWFGRSMGGGVTLRALAAQPGLVDAAAVWASVSSLEADNWERWYADNGERQDTNKKIEKTYGLPDDDPAFWRAASARPFFDRITEPVLVQHGGSDRTCPVRWARSTVDALEDADVDVTSNVYPGADHTFEGATFSRAMDRTVDFFDDHLR
- a CDS encoding (deoxy)nucleoside triphosphate pyrophosphohydrolase; translated protein: MADQLVVAAVLVDDLEHPTRALGARRFAPESLAGRWELPGGKVEPGEEPLAALHRELDEELGITVEVGDELVPRGGPGTTWPLTSGLAMRVWWCVVRTGIPEAGAAHDALAWVDKVSINDLAWLDPDLPVVDAIAAALTSPGLTAPPD
- a CDS encoding MDR family MFS transporter, encoding MTATSTQPQSTTRADAQTEAAGNRAVIAILLVATFVVILNETIMNVALPSLMTDLNVTARTGQWLSTVFLLTLAIVIPTTGFLLQRLTTRQVFITAMILFSSGTLIAAVSPAFWLLLPARVVQASGTAMMLPLLITTILTLVPVERRGVVMGNVTIVISVAPAIGPTVSGIVLHFFPWRFMFILVLPIALAALAFGVRKLKNVGTPGAAKLDVLSVVLTVPAFGGIVYGLSQIGTTGPFGIPPIAFIGVGALALAAFAWRQTRLYRSDNPLLDLRAFRFAPFTISVALLCAAMLALFGMVILLPIYLQQVRGIGALETGLMLLPGGLVMGLLGPQVGKLFDRYGPRGLTLIGSVLLVVSMWRLSTIDLETPIWMLIAIHVLLSIGLAFLFTPGFTTGLNPLPPHLYSHGSAILSTLQQVAGAAGTALLIAVYAGRSATLQATGVSEVDASLSGIQLAFGVGALISISTIVLAAFMHQAKRAEGAEPAQHGAIH